A portion of the Desulfurispora thermophila DSM 16022 genome contains these proteins:
- a CDS encoding potassium channel family protein: MKQFAVIGLGRFGSSLARTLIRMGYEVLAIDTNEANINNMADVVTHAVQANALEEGVLKSLGIRNFDVVIVAIGQDVQSSILVTVMLKEIGVKKVVAKATNELHGKVLERVGADIVVFPERDMGERVARWLVSRNIIDQINLSPDYSLIEMAAPEKFLGKTLQEVDLRKKYGITVLAIRRNGDFIISPGAKQVLEKNDILIVIGQNEKLKLFETAD; the protein is encoded by the coding sequence GTGAAACAATTTGCTGTAATTGGCTTGGGCCGCTTCGGCTCCAGCCTGGCCCGCACTCTAATCAGAATGGGTTATGAAGTTCTGGCCATTGATACAAACGAAGCCAATATCAACAACATGGCCGATGTGGTCACTCATGCCGTCCAGGCCAATGCCCTGGAAGAGGGTGTACTGAAGTCTCTGGGCATCCGCAATTTTGACGTGGTGATTGTGGCCATCGGTCAGGACGTTCAGTCCAGCATTCTGGTCACGGTGATGCTGAAAGAAATTGGCGTAAAAAAAGTGGTGGCCAAAGCCACCAACGAACTGCACGGCAAGGTACTTGAGCGTGTCGGTGCAGATATAGTGGTTTTCCCCGAAAGGGACATGGGGGAACGAGTAGCCCGCTGGCTGGTATCGCGCAACATCATCGACCAGATTAACCTTTCCCCCGACTACAGCCTGATTGAAATGGCCGCACCGGAAAAATTTCTGGGCAAAACCTTGCAGGAGGTTGACCTGCGCAAGAAATACGGGATTACCGTCCTGGCCATCCGCCGCAACGGTGATTTCATTATTTCACCCGGCGCCAAACAGGTGCTGGAGAAAAATGATATTTTAATTGTCATCGGACAAAACGAAAAACTGAAACTATTTGAAACCGCTGACTAA
- a CDS encoding type II toxin-antitoxin system HicB family antitoxin → MQRRFKVILEWDKEAKVYVVTVPALPGCSTFGRSREEALEMAKDAIQVTLEGLKAIGQPVPTEDKDVSLAEVVLPA, encoded by the coding sequence ATGCAGCGTCGGTTTAAGGTAATCCTGGAGTGGGACAAGGAAGCAAAGGTATACGTTGTCACCGTACCCGCACTGCCCGGCTGCTCCACTTTTGGTCGCTCCAGGGAGGAAGCGCTAGAAATGGCCAAGGATGCTATTCAGGTCACGCTTGAGGGTCTGAAAGCTATTGGCCAACCTGTTCCGACCGAAGACAAGGACGTATCGCTTGCAGAAGTGGTGCTACCGGCATGA
- a CDS encoding helix-turn-helix domain-containing protein has protein sequence MAIRIKVSELLGRHKMTQKELSQKTGIRPGTVSALYHETIKRLEIEHLDKICAALNCQPGDLFEYIPTAREENQNAASV, from the coding sequence GTGGCTATCAGAATTAAAGTATCTGAATTACTGGGAAGACACAAAATGACTCAAAAAGAATTGTCCCAAAAAACAGGCATACGCCCGGGCACTGTTTCCGCTTTATACCATGAGACTATCAAGCGGCTGGAAATAGAACACCTGGACAAAATTTGCGCCGCCCTCAACTGCCAGCCTGGGGATCTGTTTGAATACATTCCCACCGCAAGGGAGGAAAATCAGAATGCAGCGTCGGTTTAA
- a CDS encoding tyrosine-type recombinase/integrase — translation MVRSGPGNPACPRKFLKKHGLPPLSFHGLWYTAATMLINQGLPAKSISGHLGHANIGTTMDIYGHYLKSADREAADRLERVYQTMKESGQKGTKKGRA, via the coding sequence TTGGTCAGGTCAGGACCAGGCAATCCTGCTTGCCCAAGAAAGTTCCTGAAAAAGCACGGGCTGCCGCCTCTTTCATTTCACGGCTTGTGGTACACAGCGGCCACCATGCTAATCAACCAGGGCCTGCCGGCCAAAAGTATCAGCGGTCACCTGGGCCATGCCAACATTGGCACCACCATGGATATATACGGCCACTACCTCAAGAGTGCCGACAGGGAAGCAGCAGACAGGCTGGAACGGGTCTACCAGACCATGAAAGAAAGCGGGCAAAAAGGCACGAAAAAAGGACGGGCATAA
- a CDS encoding PaaI family thioesterase: protein MSEPKGRFTPSTPDFEYRVRSSFSQQSVMNLIGAKIVKVVPGEVDIQIPFRKDLTQQHGFLHAGIITTIVDSACGYAALSLMPADASVLTVEFKVNFLSPAKGEWFIAKGKVVKPGRTITVCSGEVFTLGAEEPKLIATMTATMLMLQGRPGIMPG, encoded by the coding sequence ATGAGTGAGCCTAAAGGTCGCTTTACGCCAAGCACCCCGGATTTTGAGTACCGTGTTCGGTCAAGTTTTTCACAACAATCGGTAATGAATCTTATCGGTGCGAAGATTGTTAAGGTCGTTCCGGGTGAAGTAGATATTCAAATTCCTTTTAGAAAAGATCTTACCCAACAGCATGGTTTTCTGCATGCAGGCATCATAACGACCATCGTAGATAGTGCTTGTGGGTATGCAGCGTTGAGTCTGATGCCTGCCGATGCTTCTGTTCTTACAGTTGAGTTTAAGGTAAATTTTCTTTCCCCAGCAAAGGGGGAATGGTTTATAGCTAAAGGGAAAGTAGTGAAACCGGGGCGAACAATTACCGTTTGCTCAGGAGAGGTTTTTACCTTAGGTGCAGAAGAACCGAAACTTATCGCCACCATGACAGCAACGATGTTGATGCTTCAAGGTCGTCCCGGAATCATGCCAGGTTAA
- a CDS encoding TrkH family potassium uptake protein: MLGATLLSMPFASAKHEATSFLTALFTATSAVCVTGLVVVDTGTYWSTAGQIIILALIQIGGLGFMTMATFMFLLLGKKIGLKTRLLMQASLNQNHLQGIVNLGKYVLIFTFVTEAFFATALAWRFSLDMPLPRALWFGLFHSISAFNNAGFDLFGQFRSLTGYVQDVTVNLCITTLIILGGIGFSVIVDLVNWRQHKKLTTHTKLVLVVTAGLIVCGTLLFYLFENDNTIKNYTWTGKLLASYFQSVTPRTAGYNTVDISALHSYTQMMIIILMFIGASPGSTGGGIKTTTFAVLGSSILSLARGSIDVTIFRRMVPREQVAKSLAILLLAIALVLGVSTALLYTEHQDNFLLTLFETVSAFGTVGLTMGLTPHLSDAGRLIIILTMFLGRVGTMTAVLAFAERSKVTLPIKHPPGNILIG, encoded by the coding sequence TTGCTGGGTGCCACGCTGCTGAGCATGCCTTTTGCCTCGGCCAAACACGAGGCCACCAGCTTTTTAACGGCTCTTTTTACGGCCACTTCGGCCGTTTGCGTAACCGGACTGGTAGTAGTGGACACGGGTACCTACTGGTCAACAGCCGGTCAGATCATCATCCTGGCATTGATACAGATTGGCGGTCTGGGTTTTATGACCATGGCCACTTTCATGTTTCTGCTGCTGGGGAAAAAGATCGGTCTGAAAACCCGGTTGCTGATGCAGGCATCCCTCAACCAGAACCATCTGCAGGGCATAGTGAATCTGGGTAAGTACGTCCTGATTTTTACATTTGTCACGGAAGCTTTCTTTGCCACTGCACTGGCGTGGCGCTTCAGTCTGGACATGCCCCTCCCCCGGGCCCTGTGGTTCGGTCTTTTTCACTCCATATCGGCATTTAACAATGCCGGGTTCGATTTGTTTGGTCAATTTCGTTCTTTAACGGGTTATGTGCAGGACGTCACGGTGAACCTGTGCATCACCACGTTGATTATTCTGGGCGGCATTGGCTTCAGTGTCATTGTAGACCTTGTTAACTGGCGGCAACACAAAAAGCTGACTACGCACACCAAGCTGGTGCTGGTAGTTACTGCCGGACTGATTGTCTGCGGCACCCTGCTCTTCTACTTGTTTGAAAATGACAACACGATAAAAAACTATACCTGGACCGGAAAATTGCTGGCCTCTTATTTCCAGTCCGTGACTCCCCGCACTGCGGGCTATAATACCGTTGACATTAGTGCATTGCACAGCTACACCCAAATGATGATCATTATTCTCATGTTTATCGGCGCCTCACCCGGCTCCACCGGGGGCGGCATCAAAACCACCACTTTTGCCGTCCTTGGTTCGTCCATATTATCACTGGCCAGAGGGAGCATCGATGTGACTATTTTCCGGCGCATGGTACCGCGGGAACAGGTAGCCAAATCACTGGCCATCCTGCTCCTGGCCATCGCCCTGGTCCTTGGGGTCAGCACCGCTCTGCTGTATACAGAACACCAGGACAATTTTCTGCTAACGCTTTTTGAAACGGTATCGGCCTTCGGTACTGTGGGACTGACCATGGGCCTGACACCGCACCTTTCGGATGCCGGGCGGTTAATTATTATTCTCACCATGTTCCTGGGGCGGGTGGGTACCATGACGGCGGTGCTGGCCTTTGCCGAACGCTCCAAAGTTACTCTGCCCATCAAACATCCCCCGGGCAACATACTCATTGGCTAA
- a CDS encoding type II toxin-antitoxin system HicA family toxin, whose product MSPRLPRVTAKQLIRALTRAGFVLGHKGSTSHRFYVHSEDRSRYAVVPVHGKDIIPVGTLAEILRTAKITPDELRDLL is encoded by the coding sequence ATGTCACCCAGGCTGCCGAGGGTAACCGCAAAGCAGCTCATCCGAGCTTTAACCAGGGCAGGTTTTGTGCTGGGCCACAAGGGAAGCACATCACACCGCTTTTATGTTCACTCTGAAGACCGCAGTCGGTATGCTGTTGTGCCGGTGCATGGTAAGGACATTATCCCTGTTGGTACACTGGCTGAAATTTTGCGTACTGCTAAAATAACACCTGATGAATTAAGGGATTTACTCTAA